A genome region from Tolypothrix sp. PCC 7712 includes the following:
- a CDS encoding ATP-binding protein has translation MPLVDWSTTAVGAVETWPQCLKTAVRIMLGSRYPMFVWWGESLTKFYNDAYIPVLGQRHPQALGQPASQVWAEIWDTLGPQAEAVMQKGQSSWNEELLLVMQRNGYTEETYFTFSYSPIIQDDGTVGGVFCACTEETRRVVGDRRLRSLRELAANTAEAKTVEDACEISAQTLDNNPYDVPFALLYLLDEKATQAQLVGATRLDAGTTASPQFIDINADSQICDRWLLPAVLADGKSQLVDLVKSGFGDLPGGAWPESPTTAVVLPLTTPTQERLSGFLIAGISPRRQFDDDYQGFWDLVAGQISTAIANARAYEAERLRAEALAEIDRAKTEFFSNVSHEFRTPLTLMLGPLEDALTDNTASLPAIQRERIEIVQRNGLRLLKLVNTLLDFSRIEAGRIQAVYEPTDLATFTAELASAFRSTIEQAGMQLIVDCPALPAEIYVDREMWEKIVFNLLSNAFKFTFSGTITVKLEYFKNHVNLLVQDTGIGIPSEEIPNLFKRFHRIKGSHGRSFEGSGIGLSLVREIVELHGGKVSVTSVWGGGSCFTVTIPTGCAHLPAESLRAIRTSTSTASGAIAYVEEARRWGTAESRGDEGDEGDKGDEGDVDAKRLPDKVGDVITYSFVDKTARILLADDNADMRDYLRRFLSNYYQVETVGDGIAALNTVRQNPPNLVLTDVMMPGIDGFELLRSLRNDPKTQYIPIILLSARAGEESRIEGLAAGADDYIVKPFSAKELLARIEASLKLSQLRQEAQLREKDLRMQAEAALSDRQQIEASLRESEERFRQMAETIENVFWLCDASAQKLLYVSPAYQQVWGRSPELLYHDLSSWIETIHPDDQDLVIKATEKCITNGNHSEEYRIIRPDGTIRWIRDRGFLVQDGERKPYRIAGVAEDISDRKQVEQERELLLLRERAAREEAERASRIKDEFLAVLSHELRSPLNPILGWSKLLQNGKLSPSATAAALATIERNAKLQVQLIDDLLDVSRILRGKLVLNAIPLDLCSIISSALETVRLAAEAKSLEIHTHITPKVSVIGDPTRLQQVVWNILSNAVKFTPSGGKIEVGLTCVGTNAQIQVRDTGKGISAEFLPYVFEHFQQEDGSTTRQFGGLGLGLAIVRQLVELHGGTVAVDSAGEGQGATFTVYIPLAKNPVPTPALPASEPQNVNLEGINILVVDDEPDSREFLTFVLTQQQATVTTVASGAEALQVLAQAVPDLLISDIGMPEMDGYMLMQTIRASQPDKFLPAIALTAYAGELNQQKAIAAGFQKHIVKPIDPNTVVAIAIELLQPQIINRR, from the coding sequence ATGCCGTTGGTTGACTGGTCAACTACTGCTGTTGGTGCTGTGGAAACTTGGCCACAATGCTTAAAAACTGCCGTTCGCATCATGTTAGGGTCGCGCTACCCCATGTTTGTGTGGTGGGGAGAGTCGCTGACCAAGTTTTATAACGATGCTTACATTCCAGTTTTGGGTCAACGCCATCCGCAAGCGCTAGGTCAGCCAGCATCCCAAGTCTGGGCGGAGATTTGGGACACTCTGGGGCCACAAGCGGAAGCTGTGATGCAAAAAGGGCAATCTTCGTGGAATGAGGAATTGCTCTTAGTGATGCAGCGCAATGGTTACACAGAAGAAACCTACTTTACCTTTTCCTATAGTCCCATTATTCAGGACGACGGGACTGTAGGTGGAGTCTTCTGCGCCTGTACTGAAGAAACCCGTCGTGTCGTGGGCGATCGCAGGTTGCGGAGTTTGCGAGAATTAGCAGCGAATACAGCAGAGGCGAAAACTGTTGAAGATGCTTGTGAGATTTCCGCCCAAACGTTAGATAATAATCCTTATGATGTGCCTTTTGCCTTGCTTTATTTGCTCGATGAGAAAGCAACCCAGGCGCAACTAGTAGGCGCAACCAGATTAGACGCAGGAACTACCGCCAGTCCGCAATTCATAGATATCAACGCTGATAGTCAAATATGCGATCGCTGGTTACTTCCGGCTGTGCTGGCTGATGGGAAAAGTCAGCTAGTGGATTTAGTAAAATCAGGTTTTGGCGATTTACCCGGTGGTGCTTGGCCGGAATCACCCACAACAGCTGTAGTCCTACCCCTCACCACCCCCACACAAGAGAGACTGAGCGGATTTTTAATTGCAGGTATCAGTCCCCGCCGTCAGTTTGATGATGATTACCAAGGCTTTTGGGATTTAGTAGCAGGACAGATTAGCACTGCGATCGCTAATGCACGCGCCTACGAAGCGGAACGTCTGCGGGCGGAAGCACTCGCAGAAATCGACCGCGCCAAAACCGAGTTTTTTAGTAACGTCTCCCACGAATTCCGCACGCCATTAACTTTAATGTTGGGGCCATTGGAAGATGCGTTAACAGATAACACTGCTTCCTTACCTGCGATTCAACGAGAAAGAATTGAAATTGTTCAGCGCAATGGATTGCGTTTATTAAAATTAGTCAACACCTTACTAGATTTTTCTCGCATCGAAGCTGGAAGAATTCAAGCAGTATATGAACCGACGGATTTAGCTACCTTCACCGCTGAACTTGCAAGTGCATTTCGCTCCACCATTGAACAGGCAGGAATGCAGTTAATTGTTGATTGTCCCGCCTTACCCGCAGAAATTTATGTGGATCGGGAAATGTGGGAAAAAATTGTCTTTAACCTCTTATCTAATGCGTTTAAATTTACCTTTTCTGGCACAATTACCGTTAAATTAGAGTATTTTAAAAACCACGTTAATTTATTAGTTCAAGATACAGGCATAGGCATTCCCAGCGAAGAAATTCCTAATTTATTTAAGCGATTTCATCGGATTAAAGGTTCCCACGGGCGAAGTTTTGAAGGTTCAGGAATTGGATTATCGCTAGTGCGGGAAATTGTAGAACTTCATGGCGGTAAGGTGAGTGTTACCAGTGTTTGGGGAGGGGGAAGCTGTTTTACAGTGACAATTCCTACAGGCTGCGCTCATTTACCCGCAGAATCTCTCCGCGCTATTCGCACATCAACTTCTACAGCATCAGGCGCAATTGCTTACGTAGAGGAAGCACGGCGTTGGGGAACGGCAGAGAGCAGGGGGGATGAGGGAGATGAGGGGGATAAGGGAGATGAGGGAGATGTAGACGCGAAGCGGCTTCCCGATAAGGTGGGAGATGTAATTACTTACTCATTTGTAGATAAAACTGCTCGGATTCTCTTGGCTGATGATAATGCGGATATGCGCGATTATTTGCGGCGATTTTTGAGCAATTACTATCAGGTGGAAACCGTCGGGGATGGGATTGCAGCGTTGAATACAGTGCGGCAAAATCCGCCAAATTTGGTGTTAACTGATGTGATGATGCCAGGAATTGATGGCTTTGAATTATTGCGATCGCTACGTAACGATCCCAAAACTCAATATATCCCGATAATTTTATTGTCAGCCAGAGCCGGAGAAGAATCGCGGATTGAAGGACTAGCAGCCGGAGCCGATGATTATATCGTCAAGCCATTTTCAGCCAAAGAATTACTGGCACGTATAGAAGCTAGCCTAAAATTATCTCAATTACGGCAAGAAGCACAATTGCGCGAAAAAGACTTACGAATGCAAGCCGAAGCAGCATTGAGCGATCGCCAACAAATCGAAGCATCTCTGCGTGAAAGCGAAGAACGCTTTCGGCAAATGGCAGAAACAATTGAAAATGTCTTTTGGTTATGCGATGCAAGCGCACAAAAATTACTTTATGTCAGCCCTGCTTATCAGCAAGTTTGGGGGCGTTCCCCAGAACTTCTTTATCACGACTTAAGCAGTTGGATAGAGACGATTCACCCAGATGATCAAGATTTAGTGATAAAAGCTACAGAGAAATGCATAACTAACGGTAATCATTCAGAAGAATACCGCATTATCCGCCCTGATGGGACGATTCGCTGGATACGCGATCGCGGTTTTTTGGTTCAGGATGGAGAGAGAAAACCATATCGTATTGCTGGCGTAGCTGAAGATATTAGCGATCGCAAACAAGTAGAGCAAGAGCGAGAACTATTACTACTCCGGGAACGCGCCGCCCGTGAAGAAGCCGAAAGAGCCAGCCGTATTAAAGATGAATTTCTCGCCGTCCTCTCTCACGAATTACGCTCCCCCCTCAACCCGATTCTTGGTTGGTCGAAGTTGTTGCAAAATGGTAAACTCAGCCCCAGCGCCACCGCCGCAGCACTAGCGACAATTGAGCGCAACGCCAAGTTACAAGTACAACTAATTGACGATTTGCTGGATGTTTCGCGGATTCTCCGGGGTAAATTGGTCTTAAATGCCATCCCCCTAGATTTATGTAGCATCATTTCATCAGCCTTAGAAACAGTGCGATTAGCAGCTGAGGCAAAGTCCTTAGAAATTCACACCCATATCACCCCAAAGGTCAGCGTCATCGGCGATCCTACAAGATTACAACAGGTGGTGTGGAATATCTTATCCAACGCCGTGAAATTTACACCATCAGGTGGAAAAATAGAAGTTGGTTTAACCTGTGTGGGCACAAATGCCCAGATTCAGGTACGAGACACAGGTAAAGGTATTAGTGCTGAGTTTTTGCCCTATGTATTTGAACATTTCCAACAAGAAGACGGCTCTACCACTCGTCAATTTGGGGGTTTGGGTTTGGGACTGGCGATTGTCCGCCAGCTAGTAGAACTGCATGGTGGTACTGTAGCAGTGGATAGTGCTGGTGAAGGACAAGGCGCAACGTTTACAGTGTATATACCCTTAGCAAAAAATCCGGTGCCGACACCTGCATTACCAGCATCAGAGCCACAAAATGTCAATCTCGAGGGTATCAATATTTTAGTAGTGGATGACGAGCCAGACTCCCGGGAATTTCTCACCTTTGTGCTGACACAACAACAAGCAACAGTGACAACCGTAGCCTCCGGCGCAGAAGCACTCCAAGTTTTAGCACAAGCAGTCCCAGATTTATTAATTAGCGATATTGGTATGCCGGAGATGGATGGTTATATGCTTATGCAAACTATTCGCGCCTCACAGCCAGATAAATTTCTGCCCGCGATCGCCTTAACTGCTTATGCGGGAGAATTAAACCAGCAAAAAGCGATCGCCGCAGGTTTTCAAAAGCACATCGTTAAGCCAATTGATCCAAACACAGTAGTTGCGATCGCCATTGAGTTATTGCAACCACAAATAATAAACCGCCGATGA
- a CDS encoding dolichyl-phosphate-mannose--protein mannosyltransferase, with protein sequence MTKKWFQIGLFGIFLFSFALRFWGLNRFNTLVFDEVYFATFGNNYLINKPFFNAHPPLSQYIIGIGIWLGSHFHFGQEPVNGLAGSLLSPWNYRWVNALTGSFIPVFVAAIAYQISHRRSFALLAGFFTACDGLFLVESRYALNNIYIVIFGLLGKWFLLLALENQKQRRALWLIASGIAFGASTGTKWNGLWFLLGAYLIWITAWLIRFLNSLTNQKRLFESIDTAATEPLLTKVQTPLQNLTQLNIFQMISYLGIIPAIVYSLIWIPHLRLDTRFDFIEVHRQILNFHLHMDGNIPAVHPYCAAWYKWPFMTRPMAYYYQTTRNFSDPLPVMGPNLPAADGRVIYDVHAMGNPFLWWFGMAAILFIAAMLLSKLVIPLFKKQHLAIPSNLAVDTWIALYIVINYAANLLPWVKVTRCVFIYHYICALVFVFLAIAWFVDQCLRSYHRELRALGVTITFMILAAFIFWLPIYLGLPLTSEAYKLRMLFNSWI encoded by the coding sequence ATGACTAAAAAATGGTTCCAAATTGGATTATTCGGTATATTTCTCTTCTCATTCGCTTTGCGTTTTTGGGGATTGAATAGATTCAATACTCTTGTATTTGATGAAGTTTATTTCGCCACATTTGGTAATAACTATCTCATCAATAAGCCGTTTTTCAATGCTCATCCACCATTAAGTCAATATATTATTGGTATCGGCATTTGGCTTGGTAGTCATTTTCATTTTGGGCAAGAACCAGTTAATGGGCTAGCAGGTTCTTTATTGTCGCCTTGGAACTATCGTTGGGTAAATGCTCTCACTGGTTCATTTATTCCTGTATTTGTTGCTGCTATTGCTTATCAAATTAGTCATCGCCGCAGCTTTGCTTTACTAGCAGGTTTCTTTACTGCTTGTGATGGACTATTTTTGGTTGAATCTCGTTATGCACTCAATAATATTTATATTGTTATCTTTGGTCTTTTAGGAAAATGGTTTTTATTATTAGCCTTAGAAAATCAAAAACAACGTCGTGCTTTATGGTTAATTGCATCTGGTATTGCCTTTGGTGCTTCAACTGGTACTAAATGGAATGGTTTATGGTTTTTGTTAGGTGCTTATTTAATTTGGATAACAGCTTGGTTAATTCGGTTTTTAAATTCTTTAACTAACCAAAAACGCCTTTTTGAGAGCATTGATACAGCAGCTACAGAACCCTTATTAACCAAAGTTCAAACACCGCTACAAAATTTGACTCAGCTAAACATTTTTCAGATGATCTCTTATTTAGGAATCATCCCGGCTATAGTCTATAGCTTAATTTGGATTCCTCACCTACGCTTAGATACAAGATTCGATTTTATTGAAGTACATCGGCAAATTTTAAACTTTCACTTGCACATGGACGGAAATATTCCAGCCGTCCATCCATATTGTGCAGCTTGGTATAAATGGCCTTTCATGACGCGACCGATGGCTTATTATTATCAAACTACTCGTAATTTCAGTGATCCGTTACCTGTGATGGGGCCGAATTTACCCGCTGCAGATGGACGGGTAATATATGATGTCCATGCTATGGGTAATCCCTTTTTATGGTGGTTTGGGATGGCTGCCATATTATTTATAGCCGCAATGCTGTTGTCAAAATTAGTAATTCCTTTGTTTAAAAAGCAACATTTAGCTATACCCAGCAATCTTGCTGTTGATACTTGGATTGCGTTGTACATAGTAATAAATTATGCAGCTAATTTATTACCCTGGGTAAAAGTCACGAGATGTGTGTTTATTTACCATTATATCTGTGCATTAGTCTTTGTATTTTTAGCGATCGCCTGGTTTGTCGATCAATGTCTTCGCAGCTATCACCGCGAACTCCGAGCATTAGGTGTCACAATTACTTTTATGATTTTGGCTGCTTTTATCTTCTGGCTACCAATTTATTTAGGCTTACCTCTCACTTCTGAGGCTTATAAACTCCGGATGTTGTTCAATTCTTGGATTTAA
- a CDS encoding sensor histidine kinase, with the protein MVSEFQAQSINVNSLKEAAIHVCSQIQPHGVLLVLGEPELNILQISSNTWSVFGILPEDVLQKKLEDLLDPFQIERIKAGILEGNLDYINPTKIWVRKKGDEYVVFDAVFHRNPEGLLILELEPAISQENIPFLSFYHLARASINQLEKTTNLRDFCQIIVQEVRKVTGFDRVMLYKFDDDGHGSVIAEEKLDSMEPYLGLHYPESDIPKPARKLFASNFIRLIPDAHAEPVQILPINHPQSQQPIDLTNSILRTAANCHLEYLHNMGVGASLTISLIKDGKLWGLIACHHQTPKYVSYEFRKACEFLGRVIFTEISTREETEDYDYRMNLAYIQTVLVEYMSQEENFIDGLVKHQPNLLNLTSAQGAAVCFGDRCTVIGQTPKEEDLNFLLQWLKNNVREEVFYTDSLPRIYPDAEKFKNVASGLLAIPISKRNYVLWFRPEVIQTVNWGGNPNEAFEVSQTEGNLRLVPRKSFELWKENVQLTSLRWKAVEIKAALELRKAIINIVLRQADELAQLAHDLERSNAELKKFAYVASHDLQEPLNQVANYVQLLEMRYENELDEDAKEFINFAVEGVSLMQTLIDDVLAYSKVDMQASAFQLTEVETPLNRSLSNLRGRIHETGAMITHDPLPTVMADSTQLMQLFQNLIANAIKFRSEQPPKIHIGAERLEDEWLFSVQDNGIGLEPRFSDRIFVIFQRLHTREEYPGTGMGLAICKKIIECHRGRIWVESQLGEGATFYFTIPVGGRERERRNGRQTQKDLFGRG; encoded by the coding sequence ATGGTATCCGAATTCCAAGCACAAAGTATTAATGTGAATAGCTTAAAAGAAGCAGCTATTCACGTTTGTAGTCAAATTCAACCTCATGGTGTCCTCTTGGTATTGGGGGAACCAGAACTGAACATATTACAAATTAGTAGTAATACTTGGAGTGTTTTCGGCATATTGCCCGAAGATGTATTGCAAAAAAAACTCGAAGATTTACTCGACCCCTTCCAAATCGAAAGAATTAAAGCAGGCATATTAGAAGGCAACCTGGATTATATTAACCCAACAAAAATTTGGGTGAGAAAGAAAGGCGATGAATATGTAGTATTTGATGCGGTATTTCATCGCAACCCAGAAGGATTGTTGATTTTAGAATTAGAACCAGCAATTTCTCAAGAAAATATCCCATTTCTAAGCTTTTACCACCTAGCAAGAGCTTCTATTAATCAGTTAGAAAAAACCACAAACCTGCGCGATTTCTGTCAAATTATCGTCCAAGAAGTCCGCAAAGTGACTGGGTTTGATAGAGTAATGCTCTATAAATTTGATGATGATGGGCATGGCTCAGTCATAGCTGAAGAAAAGCTAGACAGCATGGAACCTTATTTAGGTTTACATTACCCAGAGTCAGATATTCCTAAACCAGCAAGAAAGCTATTTGCTTCTAACTTCATCAGATTAATTCCCGATGCTCATGCAGAACCCGTACAAATTCTGCCAATTAATCATCCGCAAAGTCAACAACCAATTGATTTAACTAACTCAATTTTGAGAACCGCAGCAAATTGCCATTTAGAGTATTTACACAACATGGGTGTAGGTGCTTCTTTAACTATTTCCTTGATTAAAGATGGCAAACTTTGGGGATTAATTGCTTGTCATCACCAAACACCGAAATATGTTTCCTATGAATTCCGGAAAGCCTGCGAATTCTTAGGTAGAGTGATATTTACAGAAATTTCCACCAGAGAAGAAACAGAAGATTACGACTATCGAATGAATTTGGCATATATTCAAACAGTATTAGTTGAATATATGTCCCAGGAAGAAAACTTCATTGATGGATTAGTAAAACATCAGCCGAATTTGCTGAATTTAACTAGCGCTCAAGGTGCGGCTGTTTGTTTTGGCGATCGCTGTACAGTCATTGGGCAAACTCCCAAAGAAGAAGACCTCAACTTTTTACTGCAATGGCTGAAGAATAACGTCCGTGAGGAAGTATTCTACACAGATTCCCTACCCCGGATTTATCCAGATGCCGAAAAATTTAAAAACGTCGCTAGTGGTTTATTAGCGATTCCCATATCTAAGCGCAACTATGTTTTATGGTTTCGACCGGAAGTGATTCAAACAGTAAATTGGGGTGGTAATCCCAATGAAGCGTTTGAAGTCAGCCAAACAGAAGGAAATCTGCGCTTAGTTCCGCGTAAATCCTTTGAATTGTGGAAAGAAAATGTTCAGTTAACATCTTTACGCTGGAAAGCTGTTGAAATCAAAGCTGCACTAGAATTACGCAAAGCCATTATTAATATTGTGCTGCGTCAAGCCGATGAACTAGCGCAGTTAGCGCACGACTTAGAACGCTCGAATGCGGAATTGAAAAAGTTTGCTTATGTCGCCTCCCATGATTTACAAGAACCCTTAAATCAAGTAGCAAACTATGTGCAGCTATTAGAGATGCGCTATGAAAACGAACTTGACGAAGACGCGAAGGAATTTATTAACTTCGCCGTTGAGGGAGTCAGCTTGATGCAAACCCTGATTGATGACGTACTTGCATATTCCAAGGTAGATATGCAAGCGAGCGCCTTTCAACTAACTGAGGTAGAAACGCCGCTAAATCGCAGCCTCAGTAATTTGCGCGGGCGCATTCATGAAACTGGGGCTATGATTACCCATGACCCCTTACCAACTGTGATGGCTGATAGTACACAATTAATGCAGCTATTTCAAAATCTCATCGCCAATGCAATCAAATTCCGCAGCGAACAACCACCAAAAATTCACATCGGAGCCGAAAGGTTAGAAGATGAGTGGTTATTCTCCGTCCAAGATAACGGTATTGGCTTAGAACCAAGATTTAGCGATCGCATTTTCGTCATCTTTCAGCGCCTACACACCAGAGAAGAGTATCCCGGTACAGGTATGGGTCTAGCCATCTGTAAGAAAATTATTGAATGCCATCGGGGACGAATTTGGGTAGAGTCACAACTGGGCGAAGGTGCTACCTTCTACTTTACGATTCCAGTCGGAGGCCGCGAGCGTGAGCGTAGAAACGGAAGACAAACACAAAAAGATCTTTTTGGTCGAGGATAA
- a CDS encoding response regulator gives MSVETEDKHKKIFLVEDNKADIRLIQEALKNSTVPHEVVTVRDGMEAMAYLRQEGEYANASRPDLILLDLNLPKKDGREVLAEIKSDPTLKRIPVVVLTTSRNEDDIFHSYDLHVNCYITKSRNLSQLFQIVKGIEEFWLSTATLPSE, from the coding sequence GTGAGCGTAGAAACGGAAGACAAACACAAAAAGATCTTTTTGGTCGAGGATAACAAAGCTGATATCCGCTTAATCCAAGAAGCACTCAAAAACAGCACCGTACCACACGAGGTAGTGACGGTCAGAGATGGTATGGAAGCAATGGCTTATTTACGCCAAGAAGGTGAATATGCTAACGCCTCACGTCCTGACCTCATCCTCTTGGATTTGAACTTGCCCAAAAAAGATGGTCGTGAAGTCTTGGCTGAAATTAAAAGCGACCCCACACTCAAGCGCATTCCTGTAGTCGTGCTCACCACCTCCAGAAACGAGGATGATATTTTTCATAGCTACGACTTACACGTCAATTGCTACATCACCAAATCTCGCAACCTGAGCCAGCTGTTTCAAATCGTCAAAGGTATTGAGGAATTTTGGCTCTCTACGGCGACATTGCCGTCGGAGTAG